A window of the Bos indicus x Bos taurus breed Angus x Brahman F1 hybrid chromosome X, Bos_hybrid_MaternalHap_v2.0, whole genome shotgun sequence genome harbors these coding sequences:
- the GPC4 gene encoding glypican-4 yields the protein MARFGLPALFCTLAALSAALLAAEPKSKSCSEVRRLYVSKGFDKNDAPMHEINGDHLKICLQGYTCCSQEMEEKYSLQSKEDFKSVVSEQCNHLQAVFASRYKKFDEFFKELLENAEKSLNDMFVKTYGHLYMQNSELFKDLFEELKRYYVAGNVNLEEMLNDFWARLLERMFRLVNSQYHFTDEYLECVSKYTEQLKPFGDVPRKLKLQVTRAFVAARTFAQGLAVARDVVSKVSVVNPTTQCTHALVKMMYCSHCQGLVTVKPCYNYCSNIMRGCLANQGDLDLEWNNFIDAMLMVAERLEGPFNIESVMDPIDVKISDAIMNMQENSVQVSQKVFQGCGPPKPLPAGRISRSISEGTFSARFRPFHPEERPTTAAGTSLDRLVTDVKEKLKQAKKFWSSLPSSVCNDERMAAGSGNEDDCWNGKGQSRYLFAVTGNGLANQGNNPEVQVDTSKPDILILRQVMALRVMTSKMKNAYNGNDVDFFDISDESSGEGSGSGCESQQCPSEFEYNATDHSGKSANDKASSAGVPAAAWPYLLPVFCILSLVMQREWR from the exons GTGATCATTTGAAAATCTGTCTCCAGGGTTATACCTGCTGCTCTCAAGAGATGGAGGAGAAGTACAGCCTCCAAAGTAAGGAGGATTTCAAAAGTGTGGTCAGTGAACAGTGCAATCATTTACAAGCTGTCTTTGCCTCCCGCTACAAGAAGTTTGATG AATTCTTCAAAGAACTACTTGAAAATGCGGAAAAGTCCCTGAATGACATGTTTGTGAAGACATACGGCCACTTGTACATGCAGAATTCTGAGCTATTTAAAGATCTCTTCGAAGAGTTGAAGCGCTACTATGTGGCAGGGAACGTGAACCTGGAGGAAATGCTGAATGACTTCTGGGCCCGCCTCCTGGAGCGCATGTTTCGCCTGGTGAACTCCCAGTACCACTTCACAGACGAATATCTGGAGTGCGTGAGCAAGTACACAGAGCAGCTGAAGCCCTTTGGAGATGTCCCTcggaaactgaagctccaggtCACTCGTGCATTTGTGGCAGCCCGCACTTTTGCTCAGGGCTTAGCAGTTGCAAGAGATGTGGTGAGCAAAGTCTCAGTG GTGAATCCCACAACCCAGTGTACCCATGCCCTGGTGAAGATGATGTACTGCTCCCACTGCCAAGGTCTCGTGACTGTGAAACCCTGTTACAACTATTGCTCCAACATCATGAGAGGCTGTTTGGCCAACCAAGGGGATCTTGATCTCGAGTGGAACAATTTCATAG ATGCTATGCTGATGGTGGCTGAGAGGCTGGAGGGTCCTTTCAACATTGAGTCCGTCATGGATCCCATCGACGTGAAGATATCAGATGCTATTATGAACATGCAGGAGAACAGTGTGCAGGTATCTCAGAAG GTTTTCCAGGGATGTGGACCCCCCAAGCCCCTCCCAGCTGGTCGGATTTCCCGTTCCATCTCAGAAGGCACCTTCAGTGCCCGCTTCAGGCCCTTCCATCCCGAGGAGCGCCCCACCACAGCAGCTGGCACCAGTTTGGACCGATTG GTTACTGATGTCAAGGAGAAACTGAAGCAGGCCAAGAAGTTCTGGTCCTCTCTTCCTAGCAGTGTCTGCAATGATGAGAGGATGGCTGCAGGGAGCGGCAATGAGGATGATTGCTGGAACGGGAAAGGCCAAAGCAG GTACTTGTTTGCTGTGACAGGAAATGGTCTAGCCAACCAGGGCAATAATCCAGAGGTGCAGGTTGACACCAGCAAGCCGGACATACTGATCCTTCGTCAAGTCATGGCTCTTCGAGTTATGACCAGTAAGATGAAGAATGCTTACAATGGGAACGATGTGGACTTCTTTGATATCA GTGACGAAagcagtggagaaggaagtggtagcGGATGTGAGTCTCAGCAGTGTCCTTCGGAGTTTGAGTATAATGCAACTGACCACTCTGGGAAGAGTGCCAATGATAAAGCCAGCAGCGCTGGGGTCCCCGCTGCGGCCTGGCCCTACCTCCTCCCTGTCTTCTGCATCTTATCCCTGGTTATGCAGAGAGAGTGGAGATAA